In the genome of Aureimonas sp. OT7, one region contains:
- the dhaL gene encoding dihydroxyacetone kinase subunit DhaL: MGRIESSDLVDIFRVVSARLSEARGWLGELDGAIGDADHGASMAEGFAAIVRATRDAAASGTPAGALFPIAARSFLSAVGATAGPLYASALLRAGQGLEAAESLSDRDIAKLIPAMADGIRQRGKAAAGDKTMMDAWGPAARAVEAALAAGALPPRALDAALEAAMDGRDSTRAMVASKGRAARLGERSLGHLDPGAASAVIVIEGFREGLTLILERKGEAGR; this comes from the coding sequence ATGGGCAGGATAGAATCGAGCGATCTGGTCGATATCTTCCGCGTGGTTTCCGCGCGGTTGTCGGAAGCGCGCGGCTGGCTGGGAGAGCTGGACGGCGCCATCGGAGACGCGGACCATGGCGCGTCCATGGCCGAGGGGTTTGCGGCCATCGTCCGCGCGACCCGGGATGCGGCGGCAAGCGGTACGCCTGCCGGCGCCTTGTTTCCCATTGCCGCGCGGTCTTTTCTCAGCGCCGTGGGGGCGACGGCCGGGCCGCTGTATGCCAGCGCCCTGCTGCGGGCCGGACAGGGGCTCGAAGCCGCCGAAAGCCTGTCGGACCGCGACATAGCCAAGCTGATTCCGGCCATGGCGGACGGCATTCGCCAGCGCGGCAAGGCCGCCGCCGGCGACAAGACCATGATGGACGCATGGGGCCCTGCGGCCCGCGCCGTGGAAGCGGCCCTCGCGGCAGGGGCCTTGCCGCCGCGCGCGCTCGATGCCGCACTGGAAGCGGCCATGGACGGACGTGATTCCACCAGGGCCATGGTGGCCTCGAAGGGCCGCGCGGCGCGCCTGGGCGAGCGGAGCCTCGGGCACCTGGACCCGGGCGCCGCATCCGCCGTCATCGTCATCGAAGGGTTCCGCGAAGGACTGACGCTGATCCTGGAGCGCAAGGGCGAGGCCGGCCGATGA
- a CDS encoding dihydroxyacetone kinase subunit DhaK has protein sequence MQRFINNPDDLVDETVAGFVKAHRHLVRLHPENPRVVLSVDAATPGRVGIVTGGGSGHEPAFIGYTGRNMVDAVAVGELFSSPTAKSFADAIRAADGGAGVAVLYGNYAGDNMNVKMATRMVGKDGIEVATVVANDDVLSAPLAEREKRRGVAGEIFMWKIGGARAAEGASLAEVQAAAQKAVDACRSVGVGLGPCTLPAVGHPNFSIEPGTMEVGIGHHGEPGTKVEALRTADEVADEMLDIVMAEHEVSTGGEVAVLVSGLGATPVNELYVLYDRVEKGLSRRGLSVHRAFVGNYFTSLEMVGATLTVMVLDDELKRLLDMETASPAL, from the coding sequence GGAGAATCCACGGGTGGTGCTTTCCGTCGACGCGGCCACGCCCGGGCGGGTCGGCATCGTGACCGGCGGCGGCTCGGGCCACGAGCCGGCCTTTATCGGCTATACGGGCCGCAACATGGTCGATGCGGTGGCAGTGGGCGAGCTTTTCTCGTCACCGACGGCGAAAAGCTTTGCGGACGCCATCCGGGCGGCGGATGGAGGCGCCGGGGTTGCCGTCCTGTACGGCAATTATGCCGGCGACAACATGAACGTCAAAATGGCGACGCGCATGGTCGGCAAGGACGGGATCGAGGTGGCGACCGTGGTTGCCAACGACGATGTCCTGTCCGCGCCCTTGGCGGAGCGCGAGAAGCGGCGCGGCGTCGCGGGCGAGATCTTCATGTGGAAGATCGGCGGGGCCCGCGCGGCCGAGGGCGCGTCGTTGGCCGAGGTACAGGCGGCAGCGCAGAAGGCGGTCGACGCATGCCGCTCGGTGGGCGTCGGGCTCGGGCCATGCACGCTGCCGGCGGTGGGGCATCCCAATTTCAGCATCGAGCCCGGCACGATGGAGGTCGGCATCGGCCACCATGGCGAGCCGGGAACCAAGGTGGAAGCCCTTCGCACCGCCGACGAGGTCGCCGACGAGATGCTCGACATCGTCATGGCGGAGCACGAGGTGTCCACCGGGGGCGAGGTGGCTGTGCTGGTATCCGGCCTCGGCGCCACACCGGTAAACGAGCTCTATGTTCTCTACGACCGGGTCGAGAAGGGACTTTCGAGGCGAGGCCTGTCCGTTCACAGGGCATTCGTCGGCAACTACTTCACCTCGCTGGAAATGGTGGGCGCGACGTTGACGGTGATGGTGCTGGACGACGAGCTCAAGCGCCTTCTCGACATGGAAACCGCCTCTCCGGCGTTGTAA
- the dhaL gene encoding dihydroxyacetone kinase subunit DhaL, producing MEAIDNAGNGVIVEEIAAVIVANKAYLSEIDGKIGDGDHGVNMAKGFGRAAERIHGQGVSLEEAMATLSDVLMSEIGGSMGPLYGLMFEDMAAALKGRDTIDADTFSAMLNAGLDGVRGVGGADVGDKTLMDTLVPAVAAFDAHKAEGFATALEAMSAAAEKGRDSTVDLVARIGRASRLGERSRGVLDAGATSCCLILSTFGGAIARRLG from the coding sequence ATGGAAGCTATCGACAATGCCGGCAACGGCGTGATCGTTGAAGAGATCGCGGCCGTCATCGTGGCCAACAAGGCCTATCTGTCCGAAATCGACGGCAAGATCGGCGATGGAGACCACGGCGTGAACATGGCCAAGGGATTTGGCCGCGCGGCCGAGCGTATCCATGGCCAGGGGGTCAGCCTGGAAGAGGCGATGGCGACGCTTTCGGATGTCCTGATGTCTGAGATCGGCGGCTCGATGGGGCCTCTCTACGGGCTGATGTTCGAAGACATGGCAGCGGCGCTGAAGGGCCGCGACACCATCGATGCCGATACCTTCTCGGCCATGCTCAACGCCGGGCTGGACGGGGTGCGCGGCGTCGGTGGCGCCGATGTGGGCGACAAGACGTTGATGGATACGCTCGTACCCGCCGTCGCCGCTTTCGATGCGCACAAGGCGGAGGGATTCGCCACGGCCCTCGAAGCGATGAGCGCGGCGGCCGAGAAGGGGCGCGACTCCACCGTGGATCTGGTTGCCAGGATCGGCCGCGCCAGCCGGCTCGGGGAGCGGTCGCGCGGTGTCCTGGACGCCGGGGCGACATCCTGCTGCCTCATCCTGTCGACATTCGGCGGCGCCATCGCCCGCCGGCTTGGCTGA